In a genomic window of Anoxybacter fermentans:
- the yfcE gene encoding phosphodiesterase: MRIGVISDTHGSLTAFNKVLNYLEDIDLLIHAGDLLYHGPRNPLPEGYDPGKLAERLTGLNIPLVLVRGNVDAEVDDWVLPYPLPSYALVQDGSRRIVVYHGFQHSSEEEMVTFGQRFGARILIYGHIHQPVLKEVDGVILLNPGSTALPKQEPKEPTFAIIDEFQVQVKSLVNGQVLLEKKI, encoded by the coding sequence ATGCGTATTGGTGTAATCAGTGATACTCATGGTAGTTTGACTGCTTTTAACAAGGTGCTGAATTACTTAGAAGATATAGATTTACTGATTCATGCAGGAGATTTGCTCTATCACGGCCCACGAAATCCGTTACCAGAAGGGTATGATCCAGGAAAACTGGCGGAAAGGTTGACTGGGTTGAATATTCCTCTTGTTTTAGTTAGAGGTAATGTAGATGCTGAGGTAGATGATTGGGTACTGCCGTATCCATTACCGTCCTATGCTCTTGTTCAGGACGGTTCGAGGCGGATTGTGGTATATCACGGATTTCAGCATTCTTCGGAAGAAGAGATGGTTACCTTTGGGCAGAGGTTTGGTGCCCGAATTTTGATTTATGGTCATATTCACCAACCTGTATTAAAAGAAGTTGATGGAGTGATTTTGCTTAATCCAGGAAGTACAGCTTTACCAAAACAGGAGCCAAAAGAACCGACTTTTGCTATTATAGATGAATTTCAAGTTCAGGTCAAATCTCTTGTAAATGGTCAGGTTTTATTAGAGAAGAAAATTTAA